Within the Solibacillus silvestris genome, the region TACTAATTCGCGATTATCATCTGCAATCGCAATTTTCACCTTTGACAAACAAAATCCCCCTTTAAATTCTATTTCTTATATATTCATTACAATAGCAAATTGTATGAGTTTTCTTACAAATGTCTAAACTTCTTTTGTAATACAATTGTAACAAAAATGAACGACAGTTGTCCTTCGATCTCTCTTATTTTGCATTGTCCTTTAGTGAAGTTTCGACAGAATTACTAAATTTCCTTTTCTTACACAAAAAATGAGCAACAAGTATTATCTTTTCTTACTTTATCGACAAGGAAATTTATGGTTCTACATTTGTCGATTTATCTTTATATACTATTGTAATGAAAAAAGCAAAAAAAGACTACACTTTATTAAAAAGTATAGTCTAAAGTATTTTAGTACGGGCTCTTTTTCAGCATTTCAATAACAAGAATACCGGCACCTTTTGTTGGTTCTTCGATAAACATATGTGTTACCGCACCCACAAACTGGTTATTCTGTATAATAGGACTACCGCTCATCCCCTGAACAATACCGCCCGTTTTCTTTATAAGACGCTCATCGACGACATTGAATGTAAACGTATTATCCGTTTGTTTGTCAATTTCAATATCAAATAAATTGACTTCTTCTCCGTCGATTGCCGTTAAGATTTGTGCTTTACCCTTTTTTAATTCATTTGCATGTATAATTTCCAGCGGTGGATGCAAACTGTCATGTAATGATTGTTTCCAATTTCCAAAAATTCCGTAGACATCATTGGTTTTTACTGAACCGAGTGGCATTTGTGATTTATCTACAACTGAAATTTTATACCCTGGTTGTCCAGGCGTACTTTTCTTCACTTGTGAGATTGATGCTTCAAAGATTGCACCATCATTAAATTTTGGAGGCTGCTTCATTGTAGAATCTACAATTTGATGTCCAAGCGCTCCGTATTCCATCGTTTCAGGATCGATATACGTTAAAGTACCTATTCCATCAGTTTCACTTTTTAAAAATGGTTTTAAATGCACCAGTTCATGAGCTGATACGTTGATGTCTCGTTGTTGCTTTCCATTCTCAACGGTCAGTGTAAATGATTCGCCTTTGCCGGCAATGTCTTCTAACTGGCTTACTTTTTCACCATTCAGTTTTAAAATATGTTCTCCCTTTTTCAACCACTCACTATTTTCCAATAATACGTCCTGTGCAACCATTACATAAGGCATCTCCAACTGAACGCCAATTGAATGGCCCATTGGAATTAACGATTTTCCCAATACTTCTATTGGTGATAACATAAAAAGCAATGCAACGAGTATCGACCATTTTTTAATCATCCTTCACCTCCTCTATGCGCTTACTATGTGAAAATTTGACGGAGTTATGAACGGAAAAATTTTGTTGATATGAGGAAAAATTAGAATGTATTCGTTGTAATCCTTGCTGCTTAGGGACATTGAAACTTATACGGTTAAAAAAATAAAAAAACGTCTAAAATTTTATTAATTTTAGACGTTTTTAAATTTAGGTCTTCATTTCTTTACGTTCATTGGCCATATGAATTAATTCTGAAGCATGTTGTAATGTCAGGTCTGTTATTTCAGCTCCACTCATCATGCGGCTGATCTCCACGATTCGTTCCTTTTCTTCCATTTCCGTAATCGACGTAAATGTACGGTTATGCTCTACTTGCTTTTTAATGTAGTAATGATGATCCGCCATTGCAGCAACTTGCGGCAAGTGAGAAATACATAATACTTGTGAATTGACTGAAATTGCTGCAATCTTTTCTGCAATTGCCTGTGCTACACGTCCGCTGACACCTGTATCAACCTCATCAAAAATTATTGACGTAATGCCATTTGATGAAGAGAAAATTGTTTTAAGTGCCAACATCATACGGGAAAGTTCCCCTCCGGAAGCGACTTTAGGCAAGGACTTCGGTGGTTCCCCAACATTTGTTGAAATATAGAATGCGACAAAATCCTTGCCGTTTGCGTCCAGCTGATTCAATGGCTCGAATTTAACGATAAACTGCGCTTTTTCCATATGCAGCATACGTAGTTCATTCATAATCGCATCACTTAGCTTAATTGCATTTTCTTTGCGGATTGTCGTCAATTCTTCTGCAATTTTATTTAAATCTGCTTCCATTTTCGCCAGCAATTGCTCATTTTTCTGCAATGTTTCATCTCGGTTCATAAGCTGGCTCAACTCTTCTTCGATTTTTTCGTGATACGTTAAAATCTCTTCAACTGTCGTTCCATACTTACGTTTCATATTTTGATATAAAGCAAGACGCTGCTCGACCTCATTCAAACGCTCTGCGTCATACTCTAAATCATCCAGCACATTTTTCACTTGATATGCTGCATCCTGCAATGCATAAAAGCTGGAAGTGACTGCTTCTGAAGCCTCTTTGAAATTCGAATCGAGTGCAACAATATCCTCCAGTGCATTCATGGCATTACCAATGAAATCCAGTCCGGTTCCATCATCGGAAATCGCTGAATATGCAATGTTCGCACGTTCGAATATTTTATGGAAATTCATTAAACGAAGTCGTTCTTCATCCAATGCTTCTTCTTCGTCAACTTTTAATCCGGCCTGTTCCAGCTCCTGAATTTGGAATTGATATAAATCAATGCGCTGTGCCATCCGCTGCTCGTCCATACTTAGCTCAGCCACTTCTCTTTTTAACTGACGATACGCTTCAAACGCTTCATCGTACCTTTCTTTCACAGGCTGAAGCTTATTATGTGCATAATGATCCAGTAAATTGATATGGAATTTTTCATCCATAAGCTCCTGGTTTTCATGTTGCCCATGAATATCAATTAAACTGCCGCCAATATCACGCAAAACAGATAATGGGACAAGTTTGCCGTTCACTCTGCAAACGCTTTTTCCTGAGTCATGCAGGTCCCGTCGTAAAATAATCGTATCTTCTTCTGATTCAATCCCATGTTCTTCAAGTTTTGCAAAAATCGGATGCTGACTATTATCTACATGAAATAATCCGCCAAGTTCAGCCTTTTTCTCTCCGTGGCGGATAAACTCCGTTGAGCCGCGCCCGCCAGCCAATATATTAACCGCATCAATAATAATCGATTTTCCGGCACCTGTTTCACCTGTCAAAACAGTTAAACCACCAAAAAAACTAACGGTTAAATCATCAATAATAGCAAAATTTCGAATGCTTAATTCTCTTAACAAACCATTCCACCTCGGTTTACAGCATATCTAATAAGCGATTTTTTATTTCTTCACGTTCGTCCTCTGTTCGACACATGATTAAAATCGTATCGTCCCCACAAATCGTTCCTAAAATTTCTGTCCAGTCCAGATGGTCAAGCAGTGATCCGATTGCATTCGCATTCCCCGGCAATGTTTTCATAACTAGAAAATGTGAAGCTCCATCAATTGAAACAAAAGCATCAGCCAACGAACGATGCAATTTTTGAATTGGGTTGAAACGTTGGTCAGCTGGTAAACTATATTTATAACGACCGTCCTGTAACGGTACTTTTACTAAATGCAATTCTTTAATATCTCGTGAAACCGTTGCTTGTGTGACGTTGTAACCCGCATTTTTCAGCTGATCGACTAAATCGTCCTGTGTCTCGATTTCGTTATTTGTAATAATATCACGGATGCGTATATGGCGCTGTCCTTTGTTCACAAAAGTCACCTCATTAAAATGTTTAGGAATATATGTATATTTACACTACCATTTGCATAATGGAAAAACAAGAAAAAACCGTACATATGTTCAAAAATCCGTTTTTTCCGACTGTTTTCTACATAAAAAGGAAACTAATCAGCTGCAAATTTCGCATAAATTTTGTCCTGTTTCCATAGAACACTCCTTTACAAAGTCCGTTGATTTCCATTGCGGGCGGACGCTTTCCAGGGGCCCGGCTCGAGCCTGTAGTCTCTCCCACGGGCTATTCCCCTAGGAGTCGCCGCCCTCCATTCCAATCAACTCCCGTTTTCAGCAAAAATGTATGCCTCTTTTAATATGTCCATAAATAAACAAAAACACAAAACAAATCCATAGGAATCTGTTTTGTGCTTACATTATTTCAGCTGCATATGCGCGTCTTTTACGACTTGTTCGAAATTTGTGAAGGACTCTACTTCTTCACCGTCATGCGGATTATACAGGTGGAATAAAAATTCAATATTCCCTTCGCCGCCTGTAATCGGTGAATACGAAGCATCCTTTACGACAAATCCGATTTCTGTTGCCATTTTTGCTGTTTCTTCTAAAACAGCTAAATGGACTTTCGGTTCACGGACAATTCCTTTTTTCCCGACATTTTCACGACCTGCTTCGAATTGCGGCTTTACAAGTGCCATAACATCGCCACCTTGCACTAAAATGGTTTTTAGCACAGGCAAAATCAGTGATAACGAAATGAAGGAAACATCGATGGTTGCAAAACTTGGTAAGCCTTCTATCAAGTCTTCAGGCTTTGTATAACGGAAATTGGTTTTTTCCATAACCGTTACACGCTCATCCGAACGGATTTTCCATGCAAGCTGGTTTGATCCTACGTCCAGTGCATAGCAGTGACGGGCGCCGTTTTGCAGTGCACAATCTGTAAATCCGCCTGTTGAAGAGCCGATATCAAGCATTAGCTTACCTTCAACAGATAGATCAAAAATTTCCAGTGCCTTCTCCAGCTTTAAACCGCCTCGTGACACATATTTTAACTGTGAGCCTTTAACTTGCAGCGGTGCATCGATTTCGATTTTTTCCCCTGCTTTATCAATGCGGATTTCGTTTGAAAACACGAGACCAGCCATAATCGAGCGTTTTGCCTTTTCACGCGTCTCACATAACCCGCGCTCAACAAGCATTACATCTACTCGTTCTTTTTTTTGCTTTGTCATTCTTTATTTAACCCTATCCGACTGTTTATTCGGTACAAGCTGCGTAATACGTTTTACCGCTTCTTCAGCTGTCACGTTTATTTCTTCTAATAATAAATCAACTTCACCATGCTCGATAAATTCATCCGGAATCCCGATACGCTCAATTTGAACATTACGGTACTTCTTATCAAATGCAAATTCCAGCACAGCACTGCCGAATCCGCCTTGCAGCAATGATTCTTCAATCGTTAAAATCGGCAGGTTTTCCTGCATAATCTCATGCAGCATTGCTTCATCCATCGGTTTAATGAAACGTGCATTAACAACACGTACATCAATGCCTTGGTATGCCAATTGTTCTGCTGCCTTCATTGCCATTGGAATCGTTGTACCGAATGTCAGAATCACCGCATCCGTACCTTCACGCAACACTTCCCATGAACCGATCGGCAATGCTTTCATTTCCGCATCCATTTCAACGCCTAAGCCATTGCCGCGAGGGTAACGAAGCGCAATTGGACCATCATTATAATCAATTGCTGTTTTCACCATATGCTGACCTTCATTTTCATCTTTAGGCATCATCAGGACAATATTTGGAATATGTCGCAAGAACGAAATATCAAATACGCCTTGATGTGTTTCACCGTCCGCGCCAACAAGGCCAGCACGGTCAATACCGATGAAAACATTTAAATTCGGACGTGCAATATCATGCAGCACCTGGTCATACGCACGCTGTAAAAACGTAGAATAAATCGATAAAAACGGTTTCATATGCTGTGTTGCAAGACCTGCCGCCATTGTTGTTGCATGCTGCTCGGCAATCCCGACATCAAAGAAGCGATTCGGGAAGTCTTTTTGAATTCCTTCAAGTTTTGAACCGACAGGCATTGCCGGTGTAATTGTTACAATACGGTTATCTTCCTTCATGCATTTACGAACCGACTCCGCGACTAAGCTGCTCCATGCCGGACCTTTTGTAGAAGATTTTACGAAAGCACCCGTTTCCATTTTATATGGACCTGTTCCATGCCAAGTACCAATTGTATCGTCTTCGGCAGGTTTGTAGCCTTTACCTTTTTTCGTCAATACATGGACTAGTACAGGACCTTGTACTTTTTTCGCATATTCCAATGTTTTTTCCAATGCTTCAAAATCATGTCCGTCAATTGGACCTAAATATTTGAAACCTAATTCCTCAAAGAATACACCTGAAACAACTAAATACTTTAGGCTGTCTTTCACACGTTCAGCAGTAGCGGCCAGCTTATCGCCAACCATTGGAATTTTATGAATTAAAGATTCCAAATCTTCCTTTGCACGTGAATATTCTTTTGCCGTACGCAAGCGTCCTAAAACGTCATGCAATGCCCCAACGTTCGGTGCAATCGACATTTCGTTATCGTTTAAAATAACGATCATATTCGTTTTTTCATGACCAATATGGTTCAAAGCTTCCAGTGCCATTCCACCTGTCAATGCACCATCACCGATAATCGGTACAACAAAGTTTTTGTCCCCTTTAATATCTCTTGCCGCAGCCATACCCATCGCTGCAGATAAAGACGTGGAACTATGCCCTGTTTCCCACATATCGTGCTCACTTTCGACAAGCTTCGGGAAACCGCATAGTCCTTTGAATTGACGCAATGTGTCAAATTGACTTGCCCGGCCTGTTAAAATTTTGTGGACATATGCTTGATGCCCGACATCCCATAAAAATTTATCCTTTGGACTGTTAAAAGCTTTATGCAGTGCAATCGTCAGCTCAACAACACCTAAATTCGGGCCAATATGACCACCCGTAATTGAACATTTTTCGATCAGAAAAGCGCGAATTTCTCCAGCCAGCGCTTCTAGTTGCTTTTTATTCAAGTCTTTCAAAAAGGATGGACTAGAAATTTTCGTTAAATCCATCTCATCCACACACCTTTTCATCAGTTTATTCACCGTTGTGATTTTTCTATTATATCAATGTACAACACAAGACAAAAGTTTAACACATTTTAGTTACTACGTCTCACAATATACTGCGCAAATTGTCGAAGCAATGTTGTATCAATGTCAATTTTTTGTAATGCTTCAATCGCCAGCTCATAATGTTCGTCAAGCTTTTGTTTTGCACCTTCTAATGTAAGTAAAGCAGGGTATGTACTTTTATCGCTTGCTACGTCTTTTCCTGCTGTTTTCCCTAGCTGTTCCGAAGTTCCTTCAATATCTAAAATATCATCTTGAATTTGGAAGGCTAAACCGATATGGTGTGCATATTCCACTAATGCTTCACGATCAGAAATACTTGCATTTGCCAGCACAGCACCCGCTTCAATACTAAAACGAAGTAATGCGCCTGTTTTGTTTACATGAACTGTTTCAAGCTCCTTTAGATTCAATAGACGTTTTTCTCCGTCCATATCCAGTACTTGTCCGCCGACCATTCCTTCAGCACCTGCGGCAACACTTAATAGGTTCACGAGCTCAATACGTTTTTCTGCAGAAAGATTATTCAGACGTGCGATGACACCAAATGCCAATGTGTTTAGAGCATCACCAGCCAAAGTTGCCAATGCTTCGCCGTACACAACATGATTCGTTGGCTTTCCTCGGCGCAATTCATCATCATCCATACTTGGCAGGTCATCATGGATTAACGAATACGTATGGATCATTTCAACAGCGGATCCTACTGTATAACTTGTCTCAAGAGACTGATTATACATTTCGCAAACTGCCACAACAAATAACGGACGAATTCGTTTGCCCCCTGCTTTTAATGAATACAGCATCGATTCTTTTAAATGTGCCGGTGCTTTAATCGATTTAACGAGTTCATACATTGTCGTTTCCAGCTGCGGTATATTATGATCAATAAACTGCTTTAACATGTTTTCCATCTGTTAGTCTTCTCCATTTCCTTGTTGGAAAGCTTTCTTTTCACCATCTTCTCCAACGATTGAAATTAATTGTTGTTCTGCATTTTGCAGTGTATCATGACAAAGTTTTGATAGTTCCATTCCCTTTTTATAAAGGTCAATGGCTTCTTCCAGTGGAACATCTCCTTGTTCAAGTTTACGTACAACTTCTTCTAATTCTGTCATTGCTGTCGCAAATGTCGGTTTTGTCACTTTGCTTCCCCTTCCTTTTGCACATGCTTTTTCTCAATTTTCGCTTCGGCATATCCATCCTGAAACGTCACTTGAATCACGTCGCCTTTTTCCAGCTCGTGAACTGATTTTACTACGTTTTCCTCTTTATATGCCACGCTAAAGCCTTTACTCATTAATGCGAGCGGATTTAACGCCTCCAGCATACGCAGCTGATTTGTAAAAGCGACTTTATTTTGTGCGAGCTGTTGCTGCATTCGATTCGTTAACGTTTGAGTACGGTGTTCGAGCTGCTGTTTAGCAGCAATTAATTGATGTACAGGCGAATACAGCTTCATTTTGCTATCTATTGTCTGCAATTTTGATTTTTCATTCATCATATAGAGCTTCGTTGCATTTTGCAGTGATAAGTCCACCTGAATTAACCTTTCAATAAAAGGACGATATAATCGCTCAGGTGTTGCAAGCGGATAGGAATTTTGCAGTTTTGTTAGGCGATTTCGTTCAAAATTGAGCTTTGATGTCATCATTTGATGAAGAATAGACTGATAGTGAAGAATTTGCTGGTACAGCTGCTGCTGATTTGGAACAGCCAGTTCTGCCGCAGCAGTTGGTGTCGGTGCACGTAAGTCCGCGACAAAATCCGCAATTGTCGTATCGGTTTCATGTCCGACCGCACTAATAACCGGAATACGGCTTTCAAAAATCGCCCGTGCGACGATTTCTTCATTAAATGCCCATAAATCTTCAATCGATCCGCCACCACGTCCAACTATCAGAACATCACAAAATCCATGGCGGTTCGCTAAATAAATATTCTCTGTAATGTTTGGAGCCGCACCTGCACCTTGTACGAGCGTCGGATAGATTAAAATTTCAGCCTGCGGATATCGGCGGTTAATCGTTGTGCATATATCGCGAATAGCCGCACCAGTCGTCGCCGTTAAAACACCGATCGTTTTCGGAAATTGCGGAATCGGCTGTTTAAAATTTGGATTAAACAATCCCTCATTTTGCAGACGTTCCTTTAACTGGTTAAAAGCGACGAACAAACCGCCAATCCCATCCGGCTCCATCGTCTGTGCATAAAGTTGGTATGCGCCACTTGCTTCATAGACATTCACATCGCCCCGTATAAAAACTTTCATCCCTTCTTCCGGCTTAAAGGAAAGTTTCGAAGCCTGTGAACGGAACATCGTAGCGTTAATACGTGAACTGTCATCTTTCAGCGTGAAATAAATATGACCAGAACTATGTACCTTTACATTTGAAAGCTCTCCCGTTACGTAAACATCACGTAAATGCGGATCGGCATCAAATTTTCGCTTAATATATTTTGTTAATGCTTTGACGGATAAATAAGAATTCGATGTCATAAACGTATTGCTCCTTTACGGTAGTACTTTTCTGTATGTGTGATTTCCATTGCGTCGGAAACCCCGGTTTATAAAAAAATAAGCGGAATATTTACCGCTACTTCTCTCTTGTTTACTTTCTATTGTATCGTTTAAGCTAAAAATCACGATTTTGATCTACATCAAAATCGTGATTTTTGAAGTTAGATTAATTCTCTTGACGTTCTAACTCTTTTTCAGCTGCTTGTACTGTGTTTTCCAGTAACATCGTGATTGTCATAGGGCCGACACCGCCTGGAACGGGTGTAATATGTGAAGCAATCCCTAGTACATCATCAAAATCCACATCACCGCAAAGACGGTTGTCTTCATTTCGGTTAATCCCTACATCAATGACAACTGCCCCTTCTTTAATATGCTCACTTGTAATAAAGTTCGCACGACCGACTGCCGCAATTAAAATATCGGCCTGTTTCGTAAAGTACGGTAAATCCGGTGTTTTAGAATGTGTATATGTAACTGTAGCGTCTTTTTGCAACAATAGTTGCCCCATCGGTTTCCCGACGATATGGCTGCGTCCTACGATGACTGCATGCTTTCCTGCAACGTCTATTCCCGCATGTTCGAGCATTTTCATAACCCCATAAGGAGTACATGGCAAGTATGTATCCTGTCCAAGCATCATTTTCCCTACACTAATCGGTGAGAATCCGTCCACATCTTTCTCCGGAGAGATCGTTTGAATTACTTTGTCCTCATTGATATGTTTCGGTAATGGAAGCTGAACGAGAATACCGTGAATTGAAGCACGTTCGTTTAATTCACGAATTTGTTCAAGTAAAGCCTGTTCTGAAATTTCTTCAGGTAGTTTGACAAGTTCCGAATACATCCCAATTTGCTCACAAGACTTTTGCTTGTTTGCTACGTATGTTTTGGATGCCGGATTGTCGCCTACTAAAATGACAGCTAAGCCGGGTGTAATCCCTTGCTCTTTTAGCTTCTTTACACGAGTAGCGACCCCTGTTCGAATTTCTTGACCGATTTCTTTACCATTAATAATTACGCTTGACATGTTGTTGCTCCTTCCAGTGATTACGACAATCGGAAAGGTTGCCTACTGCTTGTATTAAAAACACACACGATTATTATGACAACCTACCAGTTAAATCTTGATATATTAATCTTTAAAGAATTGAATACATTTGTTGATTTATTGCTCAGTAAATTTCGAAAGTACACCATTGACGAACTTGCTTGATTTCTCGTCACCGAATGTTTTAGAAAGTTCGATTGCTTCGTTCATGATAACTTTGTTTGGCGTTTCTTCAGCGTATAATAATTCATATACAGCTAAACGTAAAATTGTTCTTTCAATTTTTGGCAGACGGTTGATCGTCCATTTTTCTAGGTTTTTTTCTAGCGCTGCATCAATTGCTTCGATATTTTCAGTTGTCCCACGAACTAATTGCTCCAAAAAGGCATTTGATTTTTGTTCTTCTTCAAGAACATGGCCAATTGCCTCTTCTATTGTTAATTCTGTGCTGTCTAACTGAAACAAAGCTTGTAACGCTTTTTGACGCGCCTCTGTTCGTTTCATAAATAATAGCTCTCCTTCATAAGTAGCATTACTTGATATCATAGCATATTTTGCAAGGCATCGCACAGTTTGACAGAAAATTTTTGGCTTCAAAAAGAGATTTTTGTATTCTTCCTTAAAATGGTGAAATTTACGATAAAAAAACGACATGTTTGAGATAAATCAACATGTCGTTTATATTAATTCCGTTAATAAAATACCAGGTTTTTATATTAGGTAGTTGATTTCCATTGCGGGTTGGACGCTTTCCAGGGGCCCCGAGGCCAACAGGATGTTGGTCACAAAAGCGTTGCCACAGGAAGTGGCGTTCTTAGCTTTTGTTCCTCATCTCCCCCACGGGCTAATCCCCTAGGAAGCTTGCTTGTAGCGA harbors:
- a CDS encoding peptidase → MIKKWSILVALLFMLSPIEVLGKSLIPMGHSIGVQLEMPYVMVAQDVLLENSEWLKKGEHILKLNGEKVSQLEDIAGKGESFTLTVENGKQQRDINVSAHELVHLKPFLKSETDGIGTLTYIDPETMEYGALGHQIVDSTMKQPPKFNDGAIFEASISQVKKSTPGQPGYKISVVDKSQMPLGSVKTNDVYGIFGNWKQSLHDSLHPPLEIIHANELKKGKAQILTAIDGEEVNLFDIEIDKQTDNTFTFNVVDERLIKKTGGIVQGMSGSPIIQNNQFVGAVTHMFIEEPTKGAGILVIEMLKKSPY
- a CDS encoding DNA repair protein RecN, with translation MLRELSIRNFAIIDDLTVSFFGGLTVLTGETGAGKSIIIDAVNILAGGRGSTEFIRHGEKKAELGGLFHVDNSQHPIFAKLEEHGIESEEDTIILRRDLHDSGKSVCRVNGKLVPLSVLRDIGGSLIDIHGQHENQELMDEKFHINLLDHYAHNKLQPVKERYDEAFEAYRQLKREVAELSMDEQRMAQRIDLYQFQIQELEQAGLKVDEEEALDEERLRLMNFHKIFERANIAYSAISDDGTGLDFIGNAMNALEDIVALDSNFKEASEAVTSSFYALQDAAYQVKNVLDDLEYDAERLNEVEQRLALYQNMKRKYGTTVEEILTYHEKIEEELSQLMNRDETLQKNEQLLAKMEADLNKIAEELTTIRKENAIKLSDAIMNELRMLHMEKAQFIVKFEPLNQLDANGKDFVAFYISTNVGEPPKSLPKVASGGELSRMMLALKTIFSSSNGITSIIFDEVDTGVSGRVAQAIAEKIAAISVNSQVLCISHLPQVAAMADHHYYIKKQVEHNRTFTSITEMEEKERIVEISRMMSGAEITDLTLQHASELIHMANERKEMKT
- a CDS encoding arginine repressor (regulates arginine biosynthesis when complexed with arginine by binding at site that overlap the promotors of the arginine biosynthesis genes), with the protein product MNKGQRHIRIRDIITNNEIETQDDLVDQLKNAGYNVTQATVSRDIKELHLVKVPLQDGRYKYSLPADQRFNPIQKLHRSLADAFVSIDGASHFLVMKTLPGNANAIGSLLDHLDWTEILGTICGDDTILIMCRTEDEREEIKNRLLDML
- a CDS encoding RNA methyltransferase yields the protein MTKQKKERVDVMLVERGLCETREKAKRSIMAGLVFSNEIRIDKAGEKIEIDAPLQVKGSQLKYVSRGGLKLEKALEIFDLSVEGKLMLDIGSSTGGFTDCALQNGARHCYALDVGSNQLAWKIRSDERVTVMEKTNFRYTKPEDLIEGLPSFATIDVSFISLSLILPVLKTILVQGGDVMALVKPQFEAGRENVGKKGIVREPKVHLAVLEETAKMATEIGFVVKDASYSPITGGEGNIEFLFHLYNPHDGEEVESFTNFEQVVKDAHMQLK
- a CDS encoding 1-deoxy-D-xylulose-5-phosphate synthase, which codes for MDLTKISSPSFLKDLNKKQLEALAGEIRAFLIEKCSITGGHIGPNLGVVELTIALHKAFNSPKDKFLWDVGHQAYVHKILTGRASQFDTLRQFKGLCGFPKLVESEHDMWETGHSSTSLSAAMGMAAARDIKGDKNFVVPIIGDGALTGGMALEALNHIGHEKTNMIVILNDNEMSIAPNVGALHDVLGRLRTAKEYSRAKEDLESLIHKIPMVGDKLAATAERVKDSLKYLVVSGVFFEELGFKYLGPIDGHDFEALEKTLEYAKKVQGPVLVHVLTKKGKGYKPAEDDTIGTWHGTGPYKMETGAFVKSSTKGPAWSSLVAESVRKCMKEDNRIVTITPAMPVGSKLEGIQKDFPNRFFDVGIAEQHATTMAAGLATQHMKPFLSIYSTFLQRAYDQVLHDIARPNLNVFIGIDRAGLVGADGETHQGVFDISFLRHIPNIVLMMPKDENEGQHMVKTAIDYNDGPIALRYPRGNGLGVEMDAEMKALPIGSWEVLREGTDAVILTFGTTIPMAMKAAEQLAYQGIDVRVVNARFIKPMDEAMLHEIMQENLPILTIEESLLQGGFGSAVLEFAFDKKYRNVQIERIGIPDEFIEHGEVDLLLEEINVTAEEAVKRITQLVPNKQSDRVK
- a CDS encoding farnesyl-diphosphate synthase, with the protein product MENMLKQFIDHNIPQLETTMYELVKSIKAPAHLKESMLYSLKAGGKRIRPLFVVAVCEMYNQSLETSYTVGSAVEMIHTYSLIHDDLPSMDDDELRRGKPTNHVVYGEALATLAGDALNTLAFGVIARLNNLSAEKRIELVNLLSVAAGAEGMVGGQVLDMDGEKRLLNLKELETVHVNKTGALLRFSIEAGAVLANASISDREALVEYAHHIGLAFQIQDDILDIEGTSEQLGKTAGKDVASDKSTYPALLTLEGAKQKLDEHYELAIEALQKIDIDTTLLRQFAQYIVRRSN
- a CDS encoding exodeoxyribonuclease VII small subunit; amino-acid sequence: MTKPTFATAMTELEEVVRKLEQGDVPLEEAIDLYKKGMELSKLCHDTLQNAEQQLISIVGEDGEKKAFQQGNGED
- a CDS encoding exodeoxyribonuclease VII large subunit, whose translation is MTSNSYLSVKALTKYIKRKFDADPHLRDVYVTGELSNVKVHSSGHIYFTLKDDSSRINATMFRSQASKLSFKPEEGMKVFIRGDVNVYEASGAYQLYAQTMEPDGIGGLFVAFNQLKERLQNEGLFNPNFKQPIPQFPKTIGVLTATTGAAIRDICTTINRRYPQAEILIYPTLVQGAGAAPNITENIYLANRHGFCDVLIVGRGGGSIEDLWAFNEEIVARAIFESRIPVISAVGHETDTTIADFVADLRAPTPTAAAELAVPNQQQLYQQILHYQSILHQMMTSKLNFERNRLTKLQNSYPLATPERLYRPFIERLIQVDLSLQNATKLYMMNEKSKLQTIDSKMKLYSPVHQLIAAKQQLEHRTQTLTNRMQQQLAQNKVAFTNQLRMLEALNPLALMSKGFSVAYKEENVVKSVHELEKGDVIQVTFQDGYAEAKIEKKHVQKEGEAK
- a CDS encoding bifunctional 5,10-methylene-tetrahydrofolate dehydrogenase/5,10-methylene-tetrahydrofolate cyclohydrolase (catalyzes the formation of 5,10-methenyltetrahydrofolate from 5,10-methylenetetrahydrofolate and subsequent formation of 10-formyltetrahydrofolate from 5,10-methenyltetrahydrofolate); this encodes MSSVIINGKEIGQEIRTGVATRVKKLKEQGITPGLAVILVGDNPASKTYVANKQKSCEQIGMYSELVKLPEEISEQALLEQIRELNERASIHGILVQLPLPKHINEDKVIQTISPEKDVDGFSPISVGKMMLGQDTYLPCTPYGVMKMLEHAGIDVAGKHAVIVGRSHIVGKPMGQLLLQKDATVTYTHSKTPDLPYFTKQADILIAAVGRANFITSEHIKEGAVVIDVGINRNEDNRLCGDVDFDDVLGIASHITPVPGGVGPMTITMLLENTVQAAEKELERQEN
- a CDS encoding N utilization substance protein B encodes the protein MKRTEARQKALQALFQLDSTELTIEEAIGHVLEEEQKSNAFLEQLVRGTTENIEAIDAALEKNLEKWTINRLPKIERTILRLAVYELLYAEETPNKVIMNEAIELSKTFGDEKSSKFVNGVLSKFTEQ